Proteins encoded within one genomic window of Pedobacter africanus:
- a CDS encoding chemotaxis protein CheB — protein sequence MKTRNNDKYIVAIGASAGGLEAIHEFFDHMPQSSSFSFIVIQHLSSDYKSLLVELVAKHTNMKVLEAAHDMPIEADSVYIIPNNKLMTVKQGKLKLADKSLIKAPNTAIDTFLHTLANDKKDKAIAIILSGTGTDGTKGIQSIKECGGMVIVQDPETARFDGMPNSAIASGNADFIMPPRKMNGELFNYVKEEPIAVLENGNFDEALLDEIFSLVHQQSGNDFNLYKTPTIIRRIGRRMNETGLKKLEDYVKHLASDKEEIKVLGQDFLIGVTRFFRDTQAFELLETKILPDLIHSKADNDTLKIWVCACSTGQEAYSIAILVNECLEKAGKTLDVKIFATDIDEKSIEIAGRNQYPESVTKEVPPKLFRKYFVKDGKFFGVLPYIRKQVVFAKHDVIKSPPFIKNDMVTCRNMLIYVNSVLQEKILSTFHFSLNKNGYLFLGASETASALKEGLRELSGKWKVYQKSAPINYSSYNTYNTSGRITTRQEQKKNAAESMPSGAEKAFNNFITKDLGYVGIFIDKAYIIQDAVGNYRQFLSLPDEKIELNILKMVPREISIVLNTALRKSWKENKKTHLKRIRFKRKSDEVYLNISIQPPGPENGSEYTMIVFGESTMEIIPDKEDLVMSLLSNDQQNEYVFELEAELNETRSNLQLAIEEMETTNEELQSSNEELLSANEELQSGNEELQSLNEELHTLNTEHQVKIRELVELNDDLHNYFRSIDIGQLFLDGNLQIRKFNPAATGMVNLIEADIGRSIDHISNNIKAENLSEDIRSVLLTGRILEKEVQLKNGRRSLMRIMPYLRKDKKTDGVVITFVDISYITELNNIITGVFNASLNAVLAFTAVRNQDHFIVDFKCVAFNNAAEDLLGRKKDELDSAMLVKQLPELTEGSLFTKYVAVVEKGGSLQTEIHMGGKRWFQLVAVKMSDGFAATITDVTERKLADQRLKKNYNELIDTRENLKLLNTELEEKVRERTVELTASEDRFHEIAKATNDTIWDWNLVNNTMWRSNNLDIMFGYSNSAETSNIAFWFDKIHPEDRKQVKESVYEAINGNQKQWSAEYRFLKADGKYAVIFDRGSILHDESNMPYRMVGSMVDITKTNELQKELMEKKDEFMSIASHELKTPITSIKAFLQLTARVARKGVVNADMLTYIDKAERQLENLTFLVSDLLDVSKIHAGKMQFNYSRFNMTDLITECVGDMQNTEDFEIVIKHIDDVEVYADQHRIEQVLKNFLSNAIKYSPESKAVVVYTEQIGREIKVIVKDFGIGIPADKANLVFDRFFRVDNSNYQFSGLGLGLYICAEIVTRHGGTFGVESEEGKGSEFWFRIPLDGPEAAG from the coding sequence ATGAAAACCAGGAATAACGATAAATATATAGTTGCTATTGGTGCCTCTGCAGGTGGCCTGGAGGCCATCCATGAGTTCTTTGATCACATGCCTCAAAGTTCCAGCTTTTCTTTTATTGTGATCCAGCACCTTTCTTCAGATTATAAAAGCCTGCTGGTGGAACTGGTGGCCAAGCATACCAATATGAAGGTCCTGGAAGCTGCCCATGACATGCCGATTGAAGCCGATAGCGTTTACATTATCCCTAACAATAAGCTGATGACGGTAAAGCAGGGAAAACTGAAGCTGGCCGATAAATCTTTAATTAAAGCCCCCAACACCGCAATAGATACCTTTCTGCATACCCTGGCAAACGACAAAAAAGACAAGGCCATTGCCATTATTTTGTCGGGCACCGGAACAGACGGAACAAAGGGGATCCAGAGCATCAAGGAATGCGGGGGAATGGTAATTGTGCAGGACCCTGAGACCGCGCGCTTTGATGGCATGCCCAACAGTGCCATTGCCTCGGGCAACGCAGATTTTATTATGCCGCCAAGGAAAATGAACGGGGAGCTGTTTAACTATGTAAAGGAAGAGCCGATAGCGGTACTGGAGAATGGGAATTTTGACGAGGCGCTGCTGGATGAGATCTTTAGCCTGGTACACCAGCAAAGCGGTAACGATTTTAACCTGTATAAAACCCCTACCATTATACGCCGTATTGGGCGCAGGATGAACGAAACAGGTCTCAAAAAACTGGAAGATTATGTAAAGCACCTGGCCTCAGACAAAGAGGAGATCAAAGTTCTTGGCCAGGATTTTTTAATAGGGGTAACCAGGTTTTTCAGGGATACCCAGGCTTTTGAGTTGCTGGAGACTAAAATATTGCCAGATCTGATCCATTCTAAAGCCGACAATGATACCCTAAAGATATGGGTATGTGCCTGCAGTACCGGACAGGAAGCCTATTCTATAGCCATATTGGTAAATGAATGCCTGGAAAAGGCAGGCAAAACACTGGATGTAAAGATCTTTGCAACAGACATTGATGAAAAAAGCATAGAGATTGCCGGACGCAACCAATATCCCGAATCGGTAACAAAAGAAGTACCACCCAAACTGTTCCGCAAGTATTTTGTGAAAGACGGGAAATTTTTCGGGGTACTGCCCTACATCCGCAAACAGGTGGTATTTGCCAAGCACGATGTGATCAAATCGCCGCCTTTTATTAAAAATGATATGGTAACCTGCCGCAACATGCTGATTTACGTGAACAGCGTATTGCAGGAAAAGATCCTGTCGACCTTTCATTTTTCCCTCAATAAAAACGGGTACCTGTTTCTTGGCGCCAGTGAAACGGCATCAGCACTTAAAGAGGGGCTAAGGGAGCTTTCCGGGAAATGGAAGGTTTACCAGAAATCGGCCCCGATCAATTATTCCAGCTACAATACCTACAATACCAGCGGAAGGATTACCACACGGCAGGAGCAGAAAAAAAATGCTGCCGAAAGTATGCCCAGCGGCGCTGAAAAAGCCTTTAATAACTTCATTACCAAAGACCTTGGTTATGTCGGGATTTTTATTGACAAAGCCTATATCATACAGGATGCGGTGGGGAATTACCGCCAGTTCCTTTCCCTGCCCGATGAGAAGATAGAACTCAACATCCTGAAAATGGTGCCAAGGGAAATCTCCATAGTGCTGAACACCGCCCTGCGCAAATCATGGAAAGAAAATAAAAAGACCCACTTAAAACGCATCCGATTTAAGCGTAAAAGTGATGAGGTTTACCTGAATATCTCTATCCAGCCGCCAGGGCCGGAAAATGGGAGCGAATATACCATGATTGTATTTGGGGAAAGCACGATGGAGATCATCCCGGATAAAGAGGACCTGGTCATGTCGCTGCTATCCAACGATCAGCAAAACGAATATGTTTTTGAGCTGGAAGCAGAGCTGAACGAAACCCGCAGCAACCTGCAGCTGGCCATAGAAGAAATGGAGACCACCAACGAAGAGCTCCAATCCAGTAACGAGGAGCTGCTGTCGGCAAACGAAGAGCTGCAATCGGGCAATGAGGAGCTGCAATCGCTGAATGAGGAACTCCACACTTTAAATACCGAACACCAGGTTAAAATAAGGGAGCTGGTAGAGCTGAACGACGACCTGCACAATTATTTCCGGAGCATTGATATCGGCCAGCTGTTCCTTGACGGGAACCTGCAGATCCGCAAGTTTAACCCGGCAGCAACTGGAATGGTGAACCTGATTGAAGCAGATATAGGCCGTTCAATTGACCACATCTCTAACAACATTAAAGCCGAAAACCTTTCAGAGGACATCCGCAGTGTATTGCTTACCGGCCGGATACTGGAAAAAGAAGTTCAGTTGAAAAACGGCCGCCGCAGCTTAATGCGCATTATGCCTTACCTGCGCAAGGATAAGAAAACAGATGGTGTGGTGATCACCTTTGTAGACATATCCTACATCACTGAACTGAACAACATCATAACAGGGGTGTTCAATGCCAGCTTAAATGCCGTTCTTGCTTTTACAGCGGTAAGGAACCAGGACCATTTTATAGTAGACTTTAAATGCGTTGCATTTAACAATGCAGCAGAGGATTTACTGGGCAGGAAGAAAGACGAACTGGACAGTGCCATGCTGGTAAAGCAGCTGCCGGAACTAACCGAAGGCAGCCTGTTTACGAAATATGTTGCCGTAGTGGAAAAGGGGGGCTCATTGCAGACAGAGATCCACATGGGTGGCAAAAGATGGTTTCAGCTGGTAGCCGTTAAAATGTCTGATGGCTTTGCCGCAACCATTACAGACGTTACCGAGCGCAAGCTGGCAGACCAGCGACTGAAAAAGAATTACAACGAGCTGATTGATACCCGTGAAAACCTGAAGCTGTTAAATACGGAACTGGAAGAAAAGGTACGGGAAAGAACTGTTGAACTGACCGCCAGTGAGGACAGGTTCCATGAGATTGCCAAAGCTACAAATGATACGATATGGGACTGGAACCTGGTAAACAATACCATGTGGAGAAGCAATAATCTGGACATCATGTTTGGGTATTCCAACTCGGCCGAAACCAGTAATATTGCCTTCTGGTTTGATAAGATCCACCCGGAAGACCGCAAGCAGGTTAAGGAAAGTGTATACGAAGCCATTAACGGAAACCAGAAGCAATGGTCTGCGGAGTATCGGTTTCTGAAAGCAGATGGGAAATATGCGGTCATTTTTGATCGTGGAAGCATTCTCCATGATGAATCTAACATGCCCTACAGGATGGTGGGCTCTATGGTAGACATTACCAAGACCAATGAGCTGCAGAAAGAACTCATGGAAAAAAAGGATGAGTTTATGAGTATTGCAAGCCATGAACTGAAAACCCCGATTACCAGTATTAAGGCTTTTTTACAGCTTACAGCCAGGGTTGCGAGGAAGGGCGTGGTAAATGCAGACATGCTGACCTATATTGACAAAGCGGAAAGGCAGCTGGAAAACCTGACTTTCCTGGTGAGCGACCTGTTGGATGTATCAAAAATACATGCGGGGAAAATGCAGTTCAATTACAGTCGTTTTAACATGACAGACCTGATTACCGAATGCGTGGGCGACATGCAGAATACGGAAGATTTTGAGATCGTTATTAAACATATAGATGATGTTGAGGTATATGCAGATCAGCACAGGATTGAGCAGGTGCTTAAGAACTTCCTTTCCAATGCCATTAAATATTCTCCGGAAAGCAAAGCTGTAGTTGTGTATACAGAACAGATAGGCCGGGAAATTAAGGTAATAGTGAAAGATTTTGGCATTGGGATACCCGCAGATAAGGCCAACCTGGTTTTTGACCGCTTCTTTAGGGTAGACAATTCCAACTACCAGTTTTCGGGTCTGGGATTGGGCCTTTACATCTGTGCAGAGATTGTAACCCGGCATGGCGGAACCTTTGGTGTAGAGAGCGAAGAAGGGAAAGGCTCGGAGTTTTGGTTCCGGATTCCGCTGGATGGGCCAGAGGCTGCTGGTTAG
- a CDS encoding sensor histidine kinase, whose translation MSITLEGRIFHTISVIAIPTVCIQVIFNLFIHLYQAAVVAAAVAVIQLFLYYLSRFKNKLNLAIILSAIEINISNSFAYIYNSGIEGSILLLFAVSLFLTILISARRQWLFLFIFNAATVLSLLYVEFIRPGMVLQHYSNRQEMFIDIGVTYFIVICLLYICTTLVRKSYDRQKNEAIEKAHKLELINIEKDKLFSLISHDLTTPLASVKQYMQLLTAVELDIQDRSAMEQKLISSVDDAQYLLNNLLLWARNQLQNNEVQLEQLNFKDTLNHTLQMFLQMAKNKNIRVLVNLPDHLMVMGDKLMIQSVARNLLNNAFKFTPANGDIEVKARQDGNRCVFSVKDSGVGISEEKQRQIFTLRIASSYGTENEKGTGLGLSLCKDFIEKQGGKIWFESVPKVGTTFYIALRTAN comes from the coding sequence ATGTCAATTACGCTGGAAGGGCGTATCTTCCATACCATCTCAGTTATCGCCATCCCTACGGTATGTATACAGGTTATCTTCAACCTCTTCATTCATCTGTACCAGGCCGCTGTTGTTGCAGCGGCAGTTGCTGTTATCCAGCTTTTCCTCTACTATTTAAGCCGGTTTAAAAACAAGCTCAACCTGGCCATCATTCTGTCGGCCATAGAAATCAACATCTCCAATTCCTTTGCCTATATCTACAATTCCGGAATTGAAGGATCCATATTGCTCCTGTTTGCAGTTTCCCTGTTCCTCACCATCCTCATTTCGGCGCGCAGGCAATGGCTCTTCCTGTTCATCTTCAATGCAGCCACGGTACTGTCCCTGCTGTATGTAGAGTTCATCCGGCCCGGAATGGTATTGCAGCACTACAGCAACCGACAGGAAATGTTTATCGACATAGGGGTTACTTATTTTATTGTGATCTGCCTGCTGTACATCTGCACTACGCTGGTCAGGAAAAGCTACGACAGGCAAAAAAACGAGGCCATAGAAAAAGCGCATAAGCTGGAACTGATCAATATAGAAAAGGACAAGCTGTTTTCGCTGATTTCGCACGACCTTACCACGCCACTGGCTTCTGTAAAACAATACATGCAGCTGCTTACTGCGGTAGAGCTGGACATCCAGGACCGCAGTGCGATGGAGCAAAAGCTGATCAGTTCTGTGGACGATGCCCAGTACCTGCTAAACAACCTGCTGCTATGGGCCAGGAACCAGCTGCAAAATAATGAGGTTCAACTGGAGCAGCTCAATTTTAAGGATACCCTGAACCATACTTTACAGATGTTTTTACAGATGGCCAAAAACAAGAACATCCGGGTGTTGGTTAACCTGCCGGACCATCTTATGGTCATGGGCGATAAGCTCATGATCCAATCGGTAGCGCGTAACCTGCTTAACAATGCCTTTAAATTTACCCCTGCCAATGGCGATATAGAGGTAAAGGCCAGGCAGGATGGTAACCGATGTGTTTTTTCGGTGAAGGACAGCGGGGTAGGGATATCTGAAGAAAAACAGCGGCAGATATTCACCTTAAGGATCGCTTCAAGTTATGGTACCGAGAACGAAAAGGGCACCGGCCTGGGGCTATCGCTTTGCAAGGACTTCATAGAAAAGCAGGGCGGAAAGATCTGGTTTGAGAGTGTCCCGAAAGTTGGGACTACGTTCTACATCGCGCTGCGCACAGCAAACTAG
- a CDS encoding glycoside hydrolase family 78 protein codes for MRKTSLFLLFILLSIFVRAQKLQVSELTCNYKSNPVGIDALQPQLSWKLEAAERNTMQTAYELRVAVSKTDLQNGRQLEWQSGKVNSGQSAHLPYKGAALKSKTRYYWQVRVWDNHKNTSEWSDVNYWETGLLTPNDWTAKWIQTSTDTEGKVGPAPMFGRSFDLLGPVKNARLYITAHGLYEAKLNGQKVGDHYFTPGWTSYHKRLQYQTYDVTAMLRPGKNAALVTIGDGWYRGNLEFNHKRNLYGKEVGLLFQLEIEYANGRKETISSDENWKASFNGPVKASDIYNGETYDARLEKNTAVQEFTTAGWQKVKTVDFKLDNLVAPIGPAVSKHERFAPAKVFKTPKGELVADFGQNLVGWVQLKLKGKAGDTVTLNHAEVLDKDGNFYTENLRNARQENKYILSGAKTDVLEPHFTFQGFRYIKISGYNGKLDSTNLNAIAIYSDMAPSGKFATSNPLLNQLQSNIQWGQKGNFVDVPTDCPQRDERLGWTGDAQVFFKTAAYNMDVAAFFSKWLSDLNVDQHANGNVPVVIPDVRAIKNAGSAGWGDVATIIPWDFYQAYGDKALLARQYNSMKAWVEYIRSISKNNLWNSGPHYGDWLFYTMADDRDGKAAITDKFFIAQAFYAHSTQNLINAAKVLGNNADVQTYTELLKAIKQAFLNEYVTPSGRLVSSSQTAYVLALNFDLLPENLRAQAAQRLADNVAAYGNHLTTGFLGTPYLCHVLSRFGYNDVAYKLLLQETYPSWLYPVKKGATTIWERWDGIKPDGSFQAVSMNSFNHYAYGAIGDWMYRTVTGITELEPGYKKISIAPKPGGNLKNASAELQTIYGKVKSSWTIEGGRTKLTVIIPANTTAKIVLPNTANLKITESGTAIDKIKAITDVKNVAGNTELTAGSGTYQFEY; via the coding sequence ATGCGTAAAACCAGCTTGTTCCTTCTGTTTATCTTATTATCCATCTTCGTAAGGGCCCAGAAACTTCAGGTTTCCGAACTGACATGCAACTATAAATCTAATCCTGTAGGCATTGATGCCCTCCAGCCACAGCTGAGCTGGAAGCTGGAAGCTGCGGAAAGAAATACCATGCAGACTGCCTATGAGCTGCGGGTTGCAGTAAGCAAAACAGATCTGCAAAACGGCAGGCAGCTGGAGTGGCAAAGTGGAAAGGTTAACTCAGGGCAATCTGCCCACCTGCCTTACAAAGGTGCAGCGCTAAAAAGTAAAACCCGTTATTACTGGCAGGTAAGGGTTTGGGACAATCATAAAAATACCTCAGAATGGTCGGATGTAAATTACTGGGAAACCGGCTTGCTTACACCAAATGACTGGACTGCCAAATGGATACAGACCAGTACCGATACCGAAGGAAAAGTTGGGCCTGCACCGATGTTTGGCCGCAGCTTCGATCTGTTGGGCCCGGTTAAGAACGCAAGACTTTACATTACAGCTCACGGTTTATACGAAGCCAAACTGAACGGACAAAAAGTTGGCGACCATTATTTTACACCTGGATGGACCAGCTACCATAAACGCCTGCAGTACCAGACTTATGATGTAACCGCTATGCTTAGACCAGGGAAAAACGCAGCATTGGTGACCATTGGCGATGGCTGGTACCGCGGCAACCTGGAGTTTAACCATAAACGCAACCTGTACGGAAAGGAAGTGGGACTGCTGTTCCAGCTGGAGATCGAGTATGCAAATGGCAGGAAAGAAACCATCTCATCAGACGAAAATTGGAAAGCCTCATTCAATGGGCCGGTAAAAGCGTCTGATATCTATAATGGCGAAACCTATGATGCCCGCCTGGAAAAAAATACCGCTGTGCAGGAATTTACTACTGCGGGCTGGCAAAAAGTAAAAACAGTTGATTTTAAGCTGGACAATCTGGTTGCACCAATTGGGCCAGCGGTAAGCAAGCATGAACGCTTTGCACCGGCAAAAGTATTTAAAACCCCCAAGGGTGAACTGGTGGCCGATTTTGGCCAGAACCTGGTAGGCTGGGTGCAACTGAAGCTGAAGGGTAAAGCAGGTGATACGGTTACCCTGAACCACGCCGAAGTGCTGGATAAGGACGGGAATTTCTATACCGAGAACCTTCGGAACGCCAGGCAGGAAAATAAATACATCCTGAGTGGTGCCAAAACAGATGTATTGGAACCGCATTTTACCTTCCAGGGTTTCAGGTATATTAAAATCAGCGGCTATAACGGCAAACTGGACAGTACCAATCTGAATGCCATTGCTATTTATTCAGATATGGCCCCAAGCGGTAAATTCGCTACATCCAACCCTTTGCTGAACCAGCTGCAAAGCAATATCCAATGGGGGCAAAAAGGGAATTTTGTAGATGTGCCTACGGATTGCCCCCAACGTGATGAACGCCTGGGCTGGACCGGAGATGCGCAGGTATTCTTTAAAACTGCCGCTTACAATATGGATGTAGCTGCTTTCTTCAGCAAATGGCTGAGCGACCTTAACGTAGACCAGCATGCAAATGGCAATGTGCCTGTGGTGATCCCCGATGTGCGTGCCATAAAAAATGCAGGCTCGGCAGGATGGGGAGATGTGGCCACCATCATTCCCTGGGATTTTTACCAGGCCTATGGTGATAAGGCGCTCCTTGCCCGCCAGTATAACAGTATGAAGGCATGGGTGGAGTATATCCGCAGCATCAGCAAAAATAATTTGTGGAACAGCGGTCCGCATTATGGCGACTGGCTTTTTTACACCATGGCAGATGACCGCGACGGTAAGGCTGCGATAACCGATAAGTTTTTCATTGCCCAGGCCTTTTATGCACACTCTACACAAAACCTCATCAATGCTGCTAAAGTATTGGGCAATAATGCCGATGTACAAACCTATACCGAATTGCTCAAAGCCATTAAACAGGCTTTCCTGAACGAGTACGTTACCCCCTCGGGGAGGCTGGTGTCCAGCTCTCAGACCGCGTATGTACTGGCGCTGAATTTTGATCTTTTACCGGAAAACCTGAGGGCACAGGCAGCGCAGCGACTGGCAGATAACGTTGCGGCCTATGGGAATCATTTGACTACCGGGTTTTTAGGGACACCTTACCTCTGTCATGTACTTAGCCGCTTCGGCTACAATGATGTGGCTTATAAATTGCTGCTGCAGGAGACCTATCCTTCCTGGCTGTATCCGGTAAAAAAAGGCGCTACCACCATTTGGGAAAGGTGGGATGGGATTAAGCCCGACGGCTCTTTCCAGGCGGTGAGCATGAACTCTTTTAACCATTATGCTTACGGTGCCATTGGCGATTGGATGTACCGTACCGTAACGGGAATTACTGAATTGGAACCGGGGTATAAAAAGATCAGCATAGCCCCAAAGCCGGGAGG